The segment tgtaccaagtgttatacaacataaatctagattaaccatttaacaagcaaagtattaaaagttaACAAGATAAGAAATATAAAGCATGTCAGTATTCAACATTAAGGGCCATGTTaactttatattatacttattcttacaccattagtgtacccttttcacctgacataattaacttagctaaacataatgaaagaaagaaacgtaaataaacaagataagaacataaatgagaaagaagttaactaagtaaataaaaggaaatgaaaggcataaacaagcgattaatataaataaaacttaagtattacaaaagagagagaaagagcatgatcttgatctaaacacCAAGATGCATAAATGCATTGCAAATGCCTCCTTTCATAgaccaaaatttgaaactattgatttgttgactaattgatgagtgggtggcgaCATGTTGACTtcgtgacaatccttatcttcttgttttccaaaaacgtcattgataataTCAGGATTTGAACAGATTCTCCCATGAaggttctaggaaattgtctcagctttccaggaaaaaaaatatgaggtcatttggacttttagaacttgagatatgggctgaacactgaacagtgtctgggctgtatgacagattcagacttctccattgttgctacaatttggacttaaaaatggcctttttaaatcttacgcttcacatgaaagttgtagggtcttatctttccatccatataaaaggGACCTAAATctaagatctacagctccagatatgacccaattaccaaacagtgttccagtttggacagCACCAGCAtcttttttctaagtttggccatctctgtcctttcaatttcagttcttcaactcatcaatcaattctttcatttatgtgatagacctatatttaagatgaacatttaccataaattaaagttatcttatattattagatatgttattataaaatatgctttagttaaggagttattgatacttcaagtgcaaaatgatgatataaaatcatgataaaaatgcacttttaagtactaatcaataccACAAACCCTTCTGTCCCCGATGGAAGGGCCAGTATAGGAGCAGAAGTGAGCCTTTCCTTCAGTTCTTGAAAGCTCGCTTCACATTCTTCTGACCAAACAAACCTGACTTCCTTGTGGGTCGGCTTAGTTAAAGGTGATGCTATGGTGGAGGGTCCCTCAATAAACCTCTGGTAATATCCAACAAGACCCAAGAAACTCCGGATTTCTGTCACGTTGGTAGGCCTTTCCCATTTTAACACGGCCTCAACCTTTCTTAGATCCACAATTATTCCTTCTGCGGATATTACATGGCCTAAAAATAATACTTTCTTGAGCCAGAACTCACACTTATCCAGTTTTGCATATAATTGATTCTCCCTTAAAGTCTGTAGCACAACCCTTAGATGTTGTTCATGCTCCAAGTGAGAGGTTGAATATAccaaaatatcaataataaatacaaCCACATATTGGTCCAGGTAAGGCTGAAACacccgattcatcaagtccataaacatggTCGGAGCATTGGTTAACCCGAAAGGCATCACCGAAAACTCGTAATTCCCATAACGGGTTCAGAAGGCAGTCTTTTGTATGTCTTCTTCCTTGATTCTCAACTGCTGATATCCagatctcagatctatcttaGAGAACACTCTAGcacccttcaactgatcaaacAAGTTATTTATTCGTGGGAATGGGTATCTATTCTTTACCGTCAATtaacgataatcaatgcacaaacAAAGAGtgccatccttcttctttacaaacatTACCGGAGCTCCCCAGGGCGAATTACTAGGCTGGATGAAGCCTTTTTCTAACAATTCCTGAAGCTGAACCTTCAAATCCGTCAATTCCATAGGTGCTATCCTATACGGAGACTGGGTTATAGGAGAAACTCCTGGAATAGTTTCTatggaaacttcaatttctctaaTTAGAGGTAATCGAGACAACTCTTCTGAGAATACATCTTGAAACTCCCTTACAACAGGAATACTAGCCAAATCTATGATACCCTTCTCCAGCTCTCTTATATAGGCTAACCAAGCAAAACAACCTTTCCTCAGTAATTTTCTAGCCACCACGACTGAGATTAGACAACTtggaattacttttcttttccctttaaaCACTACTATTTTATCACCTATTCCTTGGATTGTCACCGTTTTGGTGAAACAATCCACTTGTGCCTTATGTTCACTTAGGCAATCCAccaaaatcacatcaaaatcatataactctAATGGCATAAGATCTACCCTCAACTCTAATCctccaatatatagttttacccctctataaatatcatcaatatgtatATTCTCTCCTAGAGGTATACTAACCGTCACCCCTACACCCAAGTTACTAGATAACACATGCAAGTTATTCATAATTctataagatacaaaggaatgactagccccaggatcaattaaagcataaacttgcATTGTATCTAATTGTAAagtacctgccaccacatcagGTACAGCTCCCACATCCTCATAGGTCATGTGATATACCCGACCCTAAGTCCTCCCCTCCTGATTTCTAGGCCTCCCACGAGTAGCACTCGTCCCTGACTAGGTAGGCCTGATAGGACGATCAACTGTCACTGATTGCTGTTGGCTCTAAACCTCAATCCTCTGACCATAGACTCCCTCGGTGGTTCTATGAGGACAATCCTTCTTCCTGTGACTTCTGTCCCCACAATAGTACCAGCCTCTACCTACATGCGAGCACTCTCTCCATCGATGCCCCTCACCTCTACAAATATAACATCACAGAGCAATCTCCAGGGTGTTGTTGCTCACACCTCTGACAAAATGGATATCTTGGTTCCTTCTGCACTATAGATCCTCCAACAGTTTGGACTCTCTATCTAGAGTGTCCTCCCCAATCTCCTCTTCCACTAACCTGTCTAGATCCTCCTGAACTCCTTCCCCTTCTTTGGGAGAAGAGGTCTCCtagtaaaaaaactcaaaatctctcctTTTAGCTCTCATTGCTTGACTTTGCTCGACCAC is part of the Populus nigra chromosome 8, ddPopNigr1.1, whole genome shotgun sequence genome and harbors:
- the LOC133701548 gene encoding uncharacterized protein LOC133701548, with protein sequence MTYEDVGAVPDVVAGVTVSIPLGENIHIDDIYRGVKLYIGGLELRVDLMPLELYDFDVILVDCLSEHKAQVDCFTKTVTIQGIAYIRELEKGIIDLASIPVVREFQDVFSEELSRLPLIREIEVSIETIPGVSPITQSPYRIAPMELTDLKVQLQELLEKGFIQPSNSPWGAPPYLDQYVVVFIIDILVYSTSHLEHEQHLRVVLQTLRENQLYAKLDKCEFWLKKVLFLGHVISAEGIIVDLRKVEAVLKWERPTNVTEIRSFLGLVGYYQRFIEGPSTIASPLTKPTHKEVRFVWSEECEASFQELKERLTSAPILALPSGTEGFVVLIST